In Anopheles gambiae chromosome 2, idAnoGambNW_F1_1, whole genome shotgun sequence, a single window of DNA contains:
- the LOC1276500 gene encoding aspartyl/asparaginyl beta-hydroxylase isoform X7: protein MSGDTQAKKRKDKKRKKDDEDTVKETTVHAPKQPSAGAAQAAKEPGDVQMHIQSDHGTGGHWCAKVVFFILLAGLGALIGLIIMENQGVSNEDTPLSESRYSEFFNGWVDENRQDDHHHDEVLAAINSLDDHDDEGDAHHAVEDHDGGEDDGHDQDGDDDDHDDGAPYAEEEDHDDDEDGTEVQDDDEDEGPASKLDDDEVEEIYTQQEAAEQQQAAADDDDDGDDDGQDDDDEDDDAVLTNSKTELEDDNDDNDDEQDENDDDNDENNDDENAAAEQDDDDENEEDNNKNVDSEEEPAGNADDDDDNQNELANEDDDDDQDDTPFDEVKRSNALNDNANRNVPTINEDTVQTSVPEPERNQVPVTTTVPSTEGAVTGDTLKDQMDELVRNYNKLAESLDVPKVEEVVDFPDTIAAQDANDDGDEEEILEVTRGSQPANDDDDDDVDDDDAAFSELVDNDGGEEEYLEKLRAEQQRRAAAEAERRAAAEPEEETSQIPSRAEEADRSYQEELRRAEQQLDENKPQEALAAFDRILLRTPNSIDALIGRARSLDALAEQRRSNAILTEAIAAYRKVIEHELSVDDGTLKTVAERCIDRMRFQGQHAQAIEVHNVLIRRFDNEPLYRNQLAVSYLYLNRLAEAKAVLHETLLRWIDNGFALVHYGFVLKTLDQNMELAAQYLQEGIETGHPGTQDGRFYFQLGDALQRLGRNSEARAVYRKGVQKKLFRSVYQRSLYNVDGLAARPYWTEEQTTYATELELIRAKWREVRDEGLKLLTSAGVFVNESENLRDRGDWKQLELFSRGARVERNCARAPYTCRLVEQYFPAARTCKRGQVKFSVMHPGTHVWPHCGPTNCRVRAHLGLRVPPGTYIRVAEETRSWENGKWLIFDDSFEHEVWHNGTETRLVLIVDFWHPELTESQRRTLSPI, encoded by the exons ATGTCTGGTGACACGCAGGCCAAGAAGCGGAAGGataagaagaggaagaaag ATGATGAAGATACGGTGAAGGAAACGACGGTCCATGCACCGAAGCAACCGTCAGCCGGTGCTGCCCAGGCCGCGAAGGAACCGGGCGATGTGCAGATGCACATCCAGAGCGACCACGGCACTGGCGGCCACTGGTGTGCGAAGGTCGTGTTCTTCATCCTGCTGGCCGGTCTCGGTGCACTGATTGGGCTGATCATTATGGAAAATCAGGGCGTCTCGAACGAGGACACGCCACTGTCAGAATCTCGGTACTCGGAGTTCTTCAACGGTTGGGTGGACGAAAACCGACAGGACGATCATCATCACGATGAAGTGCTGGCCGCCATCAACTCGCTGGACGATCACGACGATGAGGGTGATGCGCATCACGCAGTCGAAGATCACGATGGTGGGGAGGATGATGGACACGATCAGGAcggagatgatgatgatcatgatgatggtgcacCGTACGCAGAGGAGGAAGATCACGACGATGATGAGGACGGTACGGAGgtgcaggatgatgatgaggatgaagGACCGGCATCGAAGCTGGATGACGATGAGGTAGAGGAGATCTACACTCAGCAGGAAGCAgccgaacaacaacaagcggctgcggatgacgatgatgatggagaTGACGATgggcaggatgatgatgacgaggaCGATGATGCCG TTTTGACAAATAGTAAGACAGAATTGGAAGATGacaatgatgataatgatgatgaacaggatgaaaatgatgatgataatgatgaaaataatgatgatgaaaatgcTGCCGCGGAAcaggacgacgatgatgagaATGAAGAAGATAATAATAAGAATGTAGATAGCGAAGAAG AACCCGCTGGAAATgctgacgacgatgacgacaatCAGAATGAATTAGCaaatgaggatgatgatgacgatcagGATGATACTCCATTCGATGAAGTT AAGCGATCTAATGCTTTGAATGATAATGCTAACCGAAACGTACCAACGATCAACGAAGACACAGTGCAAACGTCGGTCCCTGAACCGGAACGAAATCAGGTGCCTGTAACGACAACCGTCCCATCAACCGAAGGAGCAGTTACGGGCGACACGCTCAAAGATCAAATGGACGAGTTAGTTCGAAACTATAACAAACTAGCGGAGTCGTTAGACGTACCGAAGGTTGAGGAGGTGGTCGATTTTCCGGACACGATCGCTGCACAG GACGCgaacgatgatggtgatgaggaAGAAATTCTGGAAGTTACCCGTGGATCTCAGCCAGCaaacgacgatgacgacgatgatgtggatgatgatgatgctgcatTCAGCGAGCTCGTGGACAACGACGGAGGAGAAGAGGAATATCTGGAGAAGCTCCGTGCAGAGCAGCAGCGACGTGCAGCAGCGGAAGCAGAACGCAGAGCCGCTGCCGAGCCGGAAGAGGAAACTTCAC AAATCCCCTCGAGGGCTGAAGAAGCTGATCGGTCCTACCAGGAAGAACTGAGACGGGCTGAGCAGCAACTCGATGAG AACAAGCCCCAGGAAGCGCTGGCCGCTTTCGATCGTATATTGCTCAGAACGCCCAACTCGATCGATGCGCTAATTGGCCGAGCGCGATCGTTGGATGCGCTGGCAGAGCAGCGGCGCAGTAACGCGATCCTGACGGAAGCGATCGCCGCCTACCGGAAGGTGATCGAGCATGAGCTATCGGTCGACGACGGTACGCTCAAAACGGTAGCCGAACGGTGCATCGATCGTATGCGCTTCCAGGGCCAGCACGCGCAAGCGATCGAGGTGCATAACGTGCTGATTCGACGATTCGACAACGAACCGCTGTATCGGAATCAGCTTGCCGTAAGCTACCTTTACTTGAACAG ACTTGCCGAAGCAAAAGCCGTACTGCACGAGACGCTTCTCCGCTGGATCGACAATGGGTTCGCGCTGGTACACTACGGCTTTGTGCTGAAAAcgctcgaccaaaacatggaACTGGCGGCCCAGTACCTGCAGGAGGGCATCGAAACGGGCCATCCCGGTACGCAGGACGGCCGGTTCTACTTCCAGCTCGGCGATGCGCTCCAGCGGCTCGGGCGCAACAGCGAAGCGCGGGCCGTTTACCGGAAAGGTGTGCAGAAGAAGCTCTTCCGCTCGGTGTACCAGCGCTCGCTGTACAATGTGGACGGGCTGGCGGCCCGGCCCTACTGGACGGAGGAGCAAACGACGTACGCTACCGAGCTGGAGCTGATCCGCGCCAAGTGGCGGGAAGTGCGTGACGAAGGCCTGAAGTTGCTCACCAGTgccggtgtgtttgtgaacgAGTCGGAAAATCTGCGCGACCGGGGTGACTGGAAGCAGCTGGAGCTGTTCTCCCGGGGGGCCCGTGTGGAGCGAAACTGTGCccgtgcaccgtacacgtgcCGGCTGGTGGAGCAGTACTTTCCCGCTGCCCGGACGTGCAAGCGCGGGCAGGTGAAGTTTAGCGTGATGCATCCCGGGACGCACGTGTGGCCCCACTGCGGACCAACGAACTGTCGGGTGCGGGCGCATCTTGGGTTGCGTGTGCCACCGGGGACCTACATACGGGTGGCCGAAGAAACACG CTCCTGGGAGAACGGCAAGTGGTTGATCTTTGACGATAGCTTCGAGCACGAGGTGTGGCACAATGGGACGGAAACACGGTTGGTGCTGATAGTGGATTTTTGGCATCCCGAGCTTACGGAGAGTCAGCGGCGTACCCTGTCACCGATCTAA
- the LOC1276500 gene encoding aspartyl/asparaginyl beta-hydroxylase isoform X9: MSGDTQAKKRKDKKRKKDDEDTVKETTVHAPKQPSAGAAQAAKEPGDVQMHIQSDHGTGGHWCAKVVFFILLAGLGALIGLIIMENQGVSNEDTPLSESRYSEFFNGWVDENRQDDHHHDEVLAAINSLDDHDDEGDAHHAVEDHDGGEDDGHDQDGDDDDHDDGAPYAEEEDHDDDEDGTEVQDDDEDEGPASKLDDDEVEEIYTQQEAAEQQQAAADDDDDGDDDGQDDDDEDDDAEPAGNADDDDDNQNELANEDDDDDQDDTPFDEVKRSNALNDNANRNVPTINEDTVQTSVPEPERNQVPVTTTVPSTEGAVTGDTLKDQMDELVRNYNKLAESLDVPKVEEVVDFPDTIAAQDANDDGDEEEILEVTRGSQPANDDDDDDVDDDDAAFSELVDNDGGEEEYLEKLRAEQQRRAAAEAERRAAAEPEEETSQIPSRAEEADRSYQEELRRAEQQLDENKPQEALAAFDRILLRTPNSIDALIGRARSLDALAEQRRSNAILTEAIAAYRKVIEHELSVDDGTLKTVAERCIDRMRFQGQHAQAIEVHNVLIRRFDNEPLYRNQLAVSYLYLNRLAEAKAVLHETLLRWIDNGFALVHYGFVLKTLDQNMELAAQYLQEGIETGHPGTQDGRFYFQLGDALQRLGRNSEARAVYRKGVQKKLFRSVYQRSLYNVDGLAARPYWTEEQTTYATELELIRAKWREVRDEGLKLLTSAGVFVNESENLRDRGDWKQLELFSRGARVERNCARAPYTCRLVEQYFPAARTCKRGQVKFSVMHPGTHVWPHCGPTNCRVRAHLGLRVPPGTYIRVAEETRSWENGKWLIFDDSFEHEVWHNGTETRLVLIVDFWHPELTESQRRTLSPI; this comes from the exons ATGTCTGGTGACACGCAGGCCAAGAAGCGGAAGGataagaagaggaagaaag ATGATGAAGATACGGTGAAGGAAACGACGGTCCATGCACCGAAGCAACCGTCAGCCGGTGCTGCCCAGGCCGCGAAGGAACCGGGCGATGTGCAGATGCACATCCAGAGCGACCACGGCACTGGCGGCCACTGGTGTGCGAAGGTCGTGTTCTTCATCCTGCTGGCCGGTCTCGGTGCACTGATTGGGCTGATCATTATGGAAAATCAGGGCGTCTCGAACGAGGACACGCCACTGTCAGAATCTCGGTACTCGGAGTTCTTCAACGGTTGGGTGGACGAAAACCGACAGGACGATCATCATCACGATGAAGTGCTGGCCGCCATCAACTCGCTGGACGATCACGACGATGAGGGTGATGCGCATCACGCAGTCGAAGATCACGATGGTGGGGAGGATGATGGACACGATCAGGAcggagatgatgatgatcatgatgatggtgcacCGTACGCAGAGGAGGAAGATCACGACGATGATGAGGACGGTACGGAGgtgcaggatgatgatgaggatgaagGACCGGCATCGAAGCTGGATGACGATGAGGTAGAGGAGATCTACACTCAGCAGGAAGCAgccgaacaacaacaagcggctgcggatgacgatgatgatggagaTGACGATgggcaggatgatgatgacgaggaCGATGATGCCG AACCCGCTGGAAATgctgacgacgatgacgacaatCAGAATGAATTAGCaaatgaggatgatgatgacgatcagGATGATACTCCATTCGATGAAGTT AAGCGATCTAATGCTTTGAATGATAATGCTAACCGAAACGTACCAACGATCAACGAAGACACAGTGCAAACGTCGGTCCCTGAACCGGAACGAAATCAGGTGCCTGTAACGACAACCGTCCCATCAACCGAAGGAGCAGTTACGGGCGACACGCTCAAAGATCAAATGGACGAGTTAGTTCGAAACTATAACAAACTAGCGGAGTCGTTAGACGTACCGAAGGTTGAGGAGGTGGTCGATTTTCCGGACACGATCGCTGCACAG GACGCgaacgatgatggtgatgaggaAGAAATTCTGGAAGTTACCCGTGGATCTCAGCCAGCaaacgacgatgacgacgatgatgtggatgatgatgatgctgcatTCAGCGAGCTCGTGGACAACGACGGAGGAGAAGAGGAATATCTGGAGAAGCTCCGTGCAGAGCAGCAGCGACGTGCAGCAGCGGAAGCAGAACGCAGAGCCGCTGCCGAGCCGGAAGAGGAAACTTCAC AAATCCCCTCGAGGGCTGAAGAAGCTGATCGGTCCTACCAGGAAGAACTGAGACGGGCTGAGCAGCAACTCGATGAG AACAAGCCCCAGGAAGCGCTGGCCGCTTTCGATCGTATATTGCTCAGAACGCCCAACTCGATCGATGCGCTAATTGGCCGAGCGCGATCGTTGGATGCGCTGGCAGAGCAGCGGCGCAGTAACGCGATCCTGACGGAAGCGATCGCCGCCTACCGGAAGGTGATCGAGCATGAGCTATCGGTCGACGACGGTACGCTCAAAACGGTAGCCGAACGGTGCATCGATCGTATGCGCTTCCAGGGCCAGCACGCGCAAGCGATCGAGGTGCATAACGTGCTGATTCGACGATTCGACAACGAACCGCTGTATCGGAATCAGCTTGCCGTAAGCTACCTTTACTTGAACAG ACTTGCCGAAGCAAAAGCCGTACTGCACGAGACGCTTCTCCGCTGGATCGACAATGGGTTCGCGCTGGTACACTACGGCTTTGTGCTGAAAAcgctcgaccaaaacatggaACTGGCGGCCCAGTACCTGCAGGAGGGCATCGAAACGGGCCATCCCGGTACGCAGGACGGCCGGTTCTACTTCCAGCTCGGCGATGCGCTCCAGCGGCTCGGGCGCAACAGCGAAGCGCGGGCCGTTTACCGGAAAGGTGTGCAGAAGAAGCTCTTCCGCTCGGTGTACCAGCGCTCGCTGTACAATGTGGACGGGCTGGCGGCCCGGCCCTACTGGACGGAGGAGCAAACGACGTACGCTACCGAGCTGGAGCTGATCCGCGCCAAGTGGCGGGAAGTGCGTGACGAAGGCCTGAAGTTGCTCACCAGTgccggtgtgtttgtgaacgAGTCGGAAAATCTGCGCGACCGGGGTGACTGGAAGCAGCTGGAGCTGTTCTCCCGGGGGGCCCGTGTGGAGCGAAACTGTGCccgtgcaccgtacacgtgcCGGCTGGTGGAGCAGTACTTTCCCGCTGCCCGGACGTGCAAGCGCGGGCAGGTGAAGTTTAGCGTGATGCATCCCGGGACGCACGTGTGGCCCCACTGCGGACCAACGAACTGTCGGGTGCGGGCGCATCTTGGGTTGCGTGTGCCACCGGGGACCTACATACGGGTGGCCGAAGAAACACG CTCCTGGGAGAACGGCAAGTGGTTGATCTTTGACGATAGCTTCGAGCACGAGGTGTGGCACAATGGGACGGAAACACGGTTGGTGCTGATAGTGGATTTTTGGCATCCCGAGCTTACGGAGAGTCAGCGGCGTACCCTGTCACCGATCTAA
- the LOC1276500 gene encoding aspartyl/asparaginyl beta-hydroxylase isoform X3, producing the protein MSGDTQAKKRKDKKRKKDDEDTVKETTVHAPKQPSAGAAQAAKEPGDVQMHIQSDHGTGGHWCAKVVFFILLAGLGALIGLIIMENQGVSNEDTPLSESRYSEFFNGWVDENRQDDHHHDEVLAAINSLDDHDDEGDAHHAVEDHDGGEDDGHDQDGDDDDHDDGAPYAEEEDHDDDEDGTEVQDDDEDEGPASKLDDDEVEEIYTQQEAAEQQQAAADDDDDGDDDGQDDDDEDDDAEPAGNADDDDDNQNELANEDDDDDQDDTPFDEVKRSNALNDNANRNVPTINEDTVQTSVPEPERNQVPVTTTVPSTEGAVTGDTLKDQMDELVRNYNKLAESLDVPKVEEVVDFPDTIAAQVNEDANDDGDEEEILEVTRGSQPANDDDDDDVDDDDAAFSELVDNDGGEEEYLEKLRAEQQRRAAAEAERRAAAEPEEETSQIPSPPVERVHEHHLPKLVVPPAGTSPGRARTPSPSGQRAARERHVEFLLPERDQQPEFELDEPAGFELERSSPAGDNGSKENLFVPESTSEEEELEPNEYAEQYSEYAEEQDEEELVYEEEEELIDDIDSVLLNQYGSDEEEEPLTDDNIPPGGEDEEEASDVDDTDLMRRLEEKYGKLPATGSAASPAATPTEGNDEEDEATAAGWTKIPSRAEEADRSYQEELRRAEQQLDENKPQEALAAFDRILLRTPNSIDALIGRARSLDALAEQRRSNAILTEAIAAYRKVIEHELSVDDGTLKTVAERCIDRMRFQGQHAQAIEVHNVLIRRFDNEPLYRNQLAVSYLYLNRLAEAKAVLHETLLRWIDNGFALVHYGFVLKTLDQNMELAAQYLQEGIETGHPGTQDGRFYFQLGDALQRLGRNSEARAVYRKGVQKKLFRSVYQRSLYNVDGLAARPYWTEEQTTYATELELIRAKWREVRDEGLKLLTSAGVFVNESENLRDRGDWKQLELFSRGARVERNCARAPYTCRLVEQYFPAARTCKRGQVKFSVMHPGTHVWPHCGPTNCRVRAHLGLRVPPGTYIRVAEETRSWENGKWLIFDDSFEHEVWHNGTETRLVLIVDFWHPELTESQRRTLSPI; encoded by the exons ATGTCTGGTGACACGCAGGCCAAGAAGCGGAAGGataagaagaggaagaaag ATGATGAAGATACGGTGAAGGAAACGACGGTCCATGCACCGAAGCAACCGTCAGCCGGTGCTGCCCAGGCCGCGAAGGAACCGGGCGATGTGCAGATGCACATCCAGAGCGACCACGGCACTGGCGGCCACTGGTGTGCGAAGGTCGTGTTCTTCATCCTGCTGGCCGGTCTCGGTGCACTGATTGGGCTGATCATTATGGAAAATCAGGGCGTCTCGAACGAGGACACGCCACTGTCAGAATCTCGGTACTCGGAGTTCTTCAACGGTTGGGTGGACGAAAACCGACAGGACGATCATCATCACGATGAAGTGCTGGCCGCCATCAACTCGCTGGACGATCACGACGATGAGGGTGATGCGCATCACGCAGTCGAAGATCACGATGGTGGGGAGGATGATGGACACGATCAGGAcggagatgatgatgatcatgatgatggtgcacCGTACGCAGAGGAGGAAGATCACGACGATGATGAGGACGGTACGGAGgtgcaggatgatgatgaggatgaagGACCGGCATCGAAGCTGGATGACGATGAGGTAGAGGAGATCTACACTCAGCAGGAAGCAgccgaacaacaacaagcggctgcggatgacgatgatgatggagaTGACGATgggcaggatgatgatgacgaggaCGATGATGCCG AACCCGCTGGAAATgctgacgacgatgacgacaatCAGAATGAATTAGCaaatgaggatgatgatgacgatcagGATGATACTCCATTCGATGAAGTT AAGCGATCTAATGCTTTGAATGATAATGCTAACCGAAACGTACCAACGATCAACGAAGACACAGTGCAAACGTCGGTCCCTGAACCGGAACGAAATCAGGTGCCTGTAACGACAACCGTCCCATCAACCGAAGGAGCAGTTACGGGCGACACGCTCAAAGATCAAATGGACGAGTTAGTTCGAAACTATAACAAACTAGCGGAGTCGTTAGACGTACCGAAGGTTGAGGAGGTGGTCGATTTTCCGGACACGATCGCTGCACAGGTGAATGAG GACGCgaacgatgatggtgatgaggaAGAAATTCTGGAAGTTACCCGTGGATCTCAGCCAGCaaacgacgatgacgacgatgatgtggatgatgatgatgctgcatTCAGCGAGCTCGTGGACAACGACGGAGGAGAAGAGGAATATCTGGAGAAGCTCCGTGCAGAGCAGCAGCGACGTGCAGCAGCGGAAGCAGAACGCAGAGCCGCTGCCGAGCCGGAAGAGGAAACTTCAC AAATCCCCTCACCACCGGTTGAGCGCGTTCACGAACACCACCTCCCAAAGCTTGTTGTCCCTCCCGCGGGCACGTCACCCGGTCGCGCGCGAACACCGTCGCCATCGGGCCAGCGAGCTGCAAGGGAAAGGCACGTTGAGTTTCTGTTGCCCGAGCGGGACCAACAGCCCGAGTTCGAGCTGGACGAGCCGGCAGGGTTTGAGCTGGAGCGCTCCTCGCCCGCCGGTGACAATGGCAGCAAGGAGAACCTGTTCGTGCCGGAGTCCAccagcgaggaggaggagctggaACCGAACGAGTACGCGGAACAGTACAGCGAGTACGCGGAGGAgcaggacgaggaggagctcgtgtacgaggaggaggaagagctgATCGACGACATCGACTCGGTGCTGCTCAATCAGTACGGttcggacgaggaggaggaaccACTGACTGACGACAACATTCCGCCGGGTGGGGAAGACGAGGAGGAGGCGTCCGATGTCGATGACACCGATCTGATGCGACGGTTGGAGGAAAAGTATGGCAAGCTGCCGGCGACCGGTAGTGCAGCTTCGCCGGCGGCCACACCGACCGAGGGcaacgacgaggaggacgaggcGACCGCTGCCGGCTGGACAA AAATCCCCTCGAGGGCTGAAGAAGCTGATCGGTCCTACCAGGAAGAACTGAGACGGGCTGAGCAGCAACTCGATGAG AACAAGCCCCAGGAAGCGCTGGCCGCTTTCGATCGTATATTGCTCAGAACGCCCAACTCGATCGATGCGCTAATTGGCCGAGCGCGATCGTTGGATGCGCTGGCAGAGCAGCGGCGCAGTAACGCGATCCTGACGGAAGCGATCGCCGCCTACCGGAAGGTGATCGAGCATGAGCTATCGGTCGACGACGGTACGCTCAAAACGGTAGCCGAACGGTGCATCGATCGTATGCGCTTCCAGGGCCAGCACGCGCAAGCGATCGAGGTGCATAACGTGCTGATTCGACGATTCGACAACGAACCGCTGTATCGGAATCAGCTTGCCGTAAGCTACCTTTACTTGAACAG ACTTGCCGAAGCAAAAGCCGTACTGCACGAGACGCTTCTCCGCTGGATCGACAATGGGTTCGCGCTGGTACACTACGGCTTTGTGCTGAAAAcgctcgaccaaaacatggaACTGGCGGCCCAGTACCTGCAGGAGGGCATCGAAACGGGCCATCCCGGTACGCAGGACGGCCGGTTCTACTTCCAGCTCGGCGATGCGCTCCAGCGGCTCGGGCGCAACAGCGAAGCGCGGGCCGTTTACCGGAAAGGTGTGCAGAAGAAGCTCTTCCGCTCGGTGTACCAGCGCTCGCTGTACAATGTGGACGGGCTGGCGGCCCGGCCCTACTGGACGGAGGAGCAAACGACGTACGCTACCGAGCTGGAGCTGATCCGCGCCAAGTGGCGGGAAGTGCGTGACGAAGGCCTGAAGTTGCTCACCAGTgccggtgtgtttgtgaacgAGTCGGAAAATCTGCGCGACCGGGGTGACTGGAAGCAGCTGGAGCTGTTCTCCCGGGGGGCCCGTGTGGAGCGAAACTGTGCccgtgcaccgtacacgtgcCGGCTGGTGGAGCAGTACTTTCCCGCTGCCCGGACGTGCAAGCGCGGGCAGGTGAAGTTTAGCGTGATGCATCCCGGGACGCACGTGTGGCCCCACTGCGGACCAACGAACTGTCGGGTGCGGGCGCATCTTGGGTTGCGTGTGCCACCGGGGACCTACATACGGGTGGCCGAAGAAACACG CTCCTGGGAGAACGGCAAGTGGTTGATCTTTGACGATAGCTTCGAGCACGAGGTGTGGCACAATGGGACGGAAACACGGTTGGTGCTGATAGTGGATTTTTGGCATCCCGAGCTTACGGAGAGTCAGCGGCGTACCCTGTCACCGATCTAA